From the genome of Glycine max cultivar Williams 82 chromosome 2, Glycine_max_v4.0, whole genome shotgun sequence, one region includes:
- the LOC100817101 gene encoding PHD finger protein ALFIN-LIKE 2: protein MASKPGTVEEIFKDYSARRIAIIRALTHDVDKLYGLCDPGKENLCLYGHPNKAWEVTLPSEEVPPELPEPTLGINFARDDVSRRDWISLVAVHSDSWLLSLAFYLGIRLNHNERKRLFGLINILPTIFQVVTDNKPIKDNPTMDSGSKFRGNTEVVAVRNEHIQIFCGSCGGNYNKDEFWIGCDICEWWYHGKCIMMTPTKGETLKHYKCASCSLRRGRL, encoded by the exons ATGGCTTCCAAACCTGGCACTGTAGAAGAGATCTTCAAGGACTATAGCGCCCGAAGAATCGCTATTATCCGTGCACTCACTCATG atGTTGATAAACTTTACGGGCTCTGTGATCCAG GAAAGGAGAATTTGTGCCTCTATGGACATCCGAATAAGGCTTGGGAAGTAACTCTGCCATCAGAGGAAGTTCCACCAGAGCTCCCTGAGCCAACTCTTGGAATCAATTTTGCTAGGGATGATGTGAGTCGCAGGGATTGGATTTCTTTGGTTGCTGTGCATAGTGATTCGTGGTTGCTTTCTCTGGCCTTTTACCTTGGAATTCGTCTTAACCACAATGAAAG AAAACGCTTATTTGGTTTGATCAACATTCTTCCCACCATTTTTCAAGTTGTGACCGACAATAAACCAATTAAGGACAATCCTACTATGGATAGTGGAAGCAAATTTCGGGGAAACACCGAG GTAGTAGCTGTTCGAAATGAgcatattcaaatattttgtgGAAGTTGTGGTGGAAATTACAACAAAGATGAATTTTGGATCGGCTGTGATATTTGTGAGTGGTGGTACCATGGAAAGTGTATTATGATGACCCCTACAAAGGGTGAGACCCTAAAGCACTATAAATGTGCATCATGCAGCTTAAGGAGAGGCAGGTTATAG